A window of the Isosphaera pallida ATCC 43644 genome harbors these coding sequences:
- a CDS encoding tetratricopeptide repeat protein: MTVRWKPLLILSGVFVVIAAIGLLAFSYSMNSGAQDLVELARAAKASGQLNEAVIHYRRALQREPRAAAIHWELAQVQAEQVAGLSGSAREQALADWRGTLVEAATYDRGMLEPRLALLRLALERGEMSEAGRWADEVAALAPEQPEAAYVRGLMAVEADNAQLAKARECLAILEQSQPRLPRADWLAYKIAERTSPAEAAEVLKRVRAAVEPDKLAIPDRLALIRLRALDLGKAEDPEDQLIRADRLRQTIHHLIDRHPMTPLILHQVNVVVEEAQRRLKQLLVARPELANQAKPHLEALEADLTALFETALADGGDNPDLRILQIHADHLMFKGDREGSLQTVKRALALPSAGNPNLGRSVLFLKETAVKAALSDPSDPDRFNKASFYLNDLIASEDPYFQGMGHLFQGAIDLERSGLATGTADRADTEAAKLRDKATVHLREAVARLPKLATAQALYGIALILGNEPALGRQHLANAYELGNLEVRYQLWAAFAMVQTGYPEEAERIAQGLRQGIETRVLPESLRKTILMLEGEIAQARKTPEQLRVAYAKFQEAIQAGQELTPALKVRLAQIQIVLGRTDVGLGMIEDLRKDGRGGAAAEKLAVLTLLEQQRRDEAYQTLDEARRRYPDDEDLVALHSALKIRDGKAEEADALLAEFLETHPTSVKIAQTRAQVLADQLNRRHQARALLAETANRSKASGPLAQLALMDLADGDLAAVESHIAEMRKRWPDSAAADLLASQLALVRGDRAEVSRLLAEAVRKDPTNKIALYWKANLDLAGGARDDAQEALNQLASADLTKEIEPGLSLSKAAELSLARAAAREGNLDEALDRLRELIREDENHQGHGRLSRRARWQIVTLHVAKNEVNEAFKQTQAILNDPINPPQPEDRLQAARVFRDLKRPAEAVAQLDLVLKDQPGRIDALVSKALCLHDLQKDHEGAEVIRRAIADHPQAPADLYGMLAAFENLLPPAETRAERIARILDEGLAREPNNPDLIRAKVQSLALAQGPDQAIEYLKQRAAENPDGIANRLLVAALRERQRFDEADQLVGRLRQRQPRDRSLALESIQLAEIRSRQALEQGDLEQADALMETTRERIEEARRAFPEAVEFVEAACELALRRGRPDQAMQLSQQLDKLDPTSMGGPLTRAQVYLEQGQSVLAVEQMEEALKRNPRRLDLRIRMGELLLDLGRPAETLTQADWVLKRVPNHGVATILKARALTALTASAEKAAANRREAIALLSNLVQARPRLVEAAQRLAELHLIEGRRDDAVKVIETTLQANPNDAAAVGQLVQVLTAPLQDQPVGKAELARAEGIAESAAQNDPEGRIALAVSIGYAKSRRLDEAILWADRAVQVERPSTFAWLHLAGLLLSRAELTPDHPQARSGLEQAAHLYAQALARQPNLIEAANNRAWILHRHLGRHQEAMEVVDALTRRIDPSLLPPAFFDTVGAIQEALGRTEEAERSYARGLERLPNEPVLNFHLGRLLANDPSRTQTALEHLRRAQAGQARLKPDMKRELDALLARLGG, from the coding sequence ATGACCGTTCGATGGAAACCTCTTCTGATTCTCTCAGGCGTCTTCGTGGTAATCGCCGCGATCGGTCTGTTGGCGTTCAGCTATTCGATGAATTCTGGCGCTCAGGACCTCGTCGAACTTGCTCGCGCCGCTAAGGCGTCCGGTCAACTCAACGAGGCGGTGATTCATTATCGTCGCGCCTTGCAGCGCGAACCGCGGGCTGCGGCGATTCACTGGGAGCTCGCTCAGGTTCAAGCGGAGCAGGTCGCCGGTCTGAGCGGATCAGCCCGCGAACAGGCCCTGGCGGACTGGCGGGGCACGCTGGTTGAAGCGGCGACTTACGATCGGGGAATGCTGGAACCCCGCTTGGCCCTCTTGAGGCTGGCGTTGGAACGCGGCGAGATGTCGGAAGCCGGACGTTGGGCCGACGAGGTGGCTGCGTTGGCACCCGAGCAACCCGAAGCGGCCTATGTGCGTGGCCTCATGGCAGTGGAGGCCGACAATGCCCAACTCGCCAAAGCTCGGGAGTGTCTGGCGATCCTGGAGCAATCTCAACCCCGCCTCCCCCGCGCCGATTGGTTGGCCTACAAAATCGCCGAACGCACCAGCCCCGCAGAGGCCGCCGAGGTCCTCAAGCGAGTGCGCGCTGCGGTCGAACCCGACAAGCTGGCGATCCCCGATCGCTTGGCCCTGATTCGCCTACGCGCTTTGGATTTGGGCAAGGCCGAGGACCCTGAGGACCAACTGATTCGCGCCGATCGTTTGCGTCAAACGATCCATCATCTGATCGATCGCCATCCTATGACGCCGTTGATCCTCCACCAGGTCAACGTCGTGGTCGAGGAGGCGCAGCGTCGTCTCAAGCAACTCTTGGTCGCGCGCCCTGAACTGGCCAACCAGGCCAAGCCTCATCTGGAGGCGCTTGAGGCCGATCTGACCGCGTTGTTTGAGACCGCCTTGGCCGACGGCGGCGACAATCCCGACCTACGGATTCTGCAAATCCATGCCGACCATTTGATGTTCAAAGGCGACCGCGAAGGCAGCCTCCAGACCGTCAAGCGGGCGTTGGCCTTGCCTTCCGCGGGCAATCCCAACCTCGGCCGTTCAGTGCTTTTCCTCAAGGAAACCGCGGTCAAGGCGGCGCTCTCCGACCCCTCCGACCCCGACCGCTTCAACAAGGCGTCGTTCTATCTGAATGATCTGATCGCTTCGGAGGATCCCTACTTCCAAGGCATGGGTCATCTGTTTCAGGGAGCGATCGACTTGGAACGCAGCGGCCTGGCCACTGGCACGGCCGACAGGGCGGACACCGAGGCCGCTAAGCTACGCGACAAGGCGACAGTCCATCTCCGCGAAGCGGTCGCTAGGCTGCCTAAGCTCGCCACCGCTCAGGCGCTCTACGGCATCGCCCTAATTCTAGGCAACGAGCCGGCTTTGGGTCGTCAACACCTCGCAAACGCCTATGAACTGGGCAACCTTGAAGTGCGCTACCAACTCTGGGCGGCCTTCGCTATGGTGCAAACCGGCTATCCCGAGGAGGCCGAACGCATTGCCCAAGGACTCCGTCAGGGAATCGAAACCCGGGTGTTGCCTGAAAGCCTGCGCAAAACTATCCTCATGCTTGAAGGCGAAATCGCCCAGGCCCGCAAGACGCCTGAACAGCTCCGCGTCGCCTACGCCAAGTTCCAGGAAGCGATCCAAGCCGGTCAAGAGTTGACCCCAGCCCTCAAGGTTCGCTTAGCTCAGATTCAGATTGTCTTGGGACGAACCGATGTTGGTTTGGGAATGATTGAGGATTTGCGCAAGGATGGACGAGGCGGCGCGGCCGCTGAGAAATTGGCGGTGCTGACCCTGCTGGAACAACAACGCCGCGACGAGGCGTACCAAACTTTGGACGAGGCGCGCCGTCGCTATCCCGACGACGAGGATCTTGTCGCGCTTCATTCGGCGCTGAAGATCCGCGACGGCAAGGCCGAGGAAGCCGACGCGCTACTGGCCGAGTTTCTGGAGACCCATCCCACCAGCGTCAAGATTGCCCAAACCCGTGCGCAGGTGCTGGCCGACCAGCTCAATCGTCGTCACCAAGCCCGCGCTTTGCTAGCAGAGACGGCCAACCGTTCCAAAGCCTCCGGTCCCCTCGCCCAATTGGCTTTGATGGACCTGGCCGACGGCGACTTGGCGGCGGTCGAGTCGCATATTGCCGAGATGCGTAAGCGTTGGCCCGACTCCGCCGCGGCCGATCTGCTGGCCTCGCAACTGGCCCTGGTCCGGGGCGATCGGGCGGAGGTCTCCCGCCTTCTGGCCGAGGCGGTTCGTAAGGACCCCACCAACAAAATTGCCCTCTACTGGAAGGCAAACCTTGACTTGGCCGGAGGGGCTCGGGACGACGCTCAGGAAGCCCTCAACCAATTGGCCTCCGCCGATTTGACCAAGGAGATCGAGCCGGGTCTGTCGTTGTCCAAGGCGGCCGAGCTTTCCCTGGCCCGCGCCGCGGCCCGCGAAGGCAACCTCGATGAAGCCCTGGACCGCCTCCGCGAACTGATCCGCGAGGACGAAAATCACCAGGGCCACGGCCGTTTGAGCCGCCGCGCCCGCTGGCAAATCGTAACCCTGCACGTCGCCAAAAACGAGGTGAACGAAGCATTCAAGCAAACCCAGGCCATCCTCAACGACCCGATCAACCCGCCTCAACCCGAGGATCGCCTGCAAGCCGCGCGGGTATTTCGGGATCTGAAGCGGCCTGCCGAGGCCGTCGCCCAGCTGGACCTGGTTCTTAAGGATCAGCCGGGACGAATCGACGCTCTGGTGTCCAAAGCGCTTTGTCTGCATGATCTTCAAAAGGACCATGAGGGTGCCGAGGTGATTCGTCGCGCCATCGCCGACCATCCTCAAGCCCCGGCCGATCTCTACGGGATGCTTGCCGCCTTCGAGAACCTGCTACCGCCCGCCGAGACCCGCGCGGAACGGATCGCCCGGATTCTCGATGAGGGACTCGCCCGCGAACCTAACAACCCCGACCTCATCCGCGCTAAGGTGCAATCCCTAGCGCTAGCTCAAGGCCCCGACCAAGCGATCGAGTACCTGAAACAACGCGCCGCGGAAAACCCCGACGGCATCGCCAACCGCTTGCTGGTGGCCGCGTTGCGCGAGCGTCAGCGGTTCGACGAGGCCGACCAGCTGGTGGGTCGTCTCCGTCAACGCCAACCCCGGGACCGCTCGCTGGCGCTGGAGTCAATCCAACTGGCCGAGATTCGCAGTCGCCAGGCCCTGGAGCAAGGCGATCTGGAACAAGCCGACGCGCTGATGGAGACCACCCGCGAACGGATCGAGGAGGCCCGACGCGCCTTCCCCGAGGCGGTGGAATTCGTCGAGGCGGCTTGCGAACTGGCATTGCGGCGGGGCCGGCCCGATCAGGCCATGCAACTGAGTCAACAGCTCGACAAGCTCGATCCCACGTCGATGGGCGGCCCGCTCACCCGAGCTCAAGTCTACTTGGAGCAGGGTCAAAGCGTGTTGGCGGTCGAGCAAATGGAGGAAGCGCTGAAGCGGAACCCGCGTCGCCTGGACCTTCGAATTCGCATGGGTGAACTGTTGCTGGACCTAGGGCGTCCCGCCGAGACCCTGACCCAAGCCGATTGGGTTCTCAAGCGGGTTCCCAATCACGGGGTGGCGACCATCCTCAAGGCCCGTGCTCTGACCGCGTTGACCGCCTCCGCCGAAAAGGCCGCCGCCAACCGTCGGGAAGCGATCGCGCTGCTGAGCAACCTGGTCCAAGCCCGTCCCCGCCTCGTTGAGGCCGCGCAACGTTTGGCTGAATTGCATCTCATCGAGGGACGCCGTGACGATGCGGTCAAAGTGATCGAAACGACCCTCCAGGCCAACCCCAACGATGCGGCCGCGGTGGGCCAATTGGTTCAAGTTCTCACCGCCCCGCTTCAAGATCAGCCAGTAGGCAAGGCCGAACTCGCCCGGGCTGAGGGAATCGCCGAGTCGGCCGCTCAGAACGACCCCGAAGGCCGGATCGCCCTGGCGGTCTCGATCGGCTACGCCAAGTCGCGTCGCCTCGACGAGGCGATCCTTTGGGCCGACCGGGCCGTTCAGGTCGAACGCCCCTCCACGTTCGCCTGGCTCCATTTGGCCGGTCTGCTTCTGAGCCGGGCCGAATTGACTCCCGACCATCCCCAAGCCCGATCCGGTCTAGAACAGGCCGCCCACCTATACGCTCAGGCGCTGGCGCGTCAACCCAACCTGATCGAAGCGGCCAACAACCGCGCTTGGATCCTTCATCGCCACCTGGGACGCCACCAGGAGGCGATGGAGGTGGTCGATGCCTTGACGCGGCGGATCGATCCGAGCCTGCTTCCCCCGGCCTTCTTCGACACCGTCGGCGCGATCCAGGAAGCCTTGGGACGAACCGAAGAGGCCGAACGCAGCTACGCCCGAGGCCTGGAACGTCTCCCCAACGAGCCGGTCTTGAATTTCCATCTGGGCCGCTTGTTGGCCAACGACCCCAGCCGCACCCAAACCGCCCTAGAACACCTCCGTCGTGCCCAGGCCGGTCAAGCCCGGCTCAAGCCCGACATGAAGCGGGAACTCGACGCCCTCTTGGCCCGCTTGGGCGGCTGA
- a CDS encoding peptidylprolyl isomerase, which produces MSWSALSASAGSTQAADDPTPRVILETTLGNVVIELDAVKAPITTKNFLTYVDAKFYDGLIFHRVIPGFMIQGGGFDPGMNEKKTLKPIKNEASNGLKNLRGTLAMARTNDPDSATAQFFINVKDNDFLNASPGNAGYAVFGKVVEGMDVVDKIVSVPTKTVQFYENVPVEPVVIKSARRITTK; this is translated from the coding sequence ATGAGTTGGAGCGCGCTGAGCGCCTCGGCTGGTTCCACGCAAGCCGCCGACGACCCGACTCCCCGCGTCATTCTAGAGACCACTCTGGGCAATGTGGTGATCGAACTCGACGCCGTCAAAGCGCCGATCACCACCAAGAATTTCCTCACCTACGTGGATGCGAAGTTCTACGATGGATTGATCTTTCATCGGGTCATTCCGGGCTTCATGATCCAGGGGGGTGGGTTCGATCCGGGGATGAACGAGAAGAAGACGCTCAAGCCGATCAAGAACGAGGCCTCCAACGGTCTGAAAAACCTGCGGGGCACCCTAGCGATGGCCCGCACTAACGACCCGGATTCGGCCACCGCTCAGTTTTTCATCAACGTCAAGGACAACGACTTCCTCAACGCCTCACCCGGCAACGCTGGCTACGCCGTTTTCGGGAAGGTCGTCGAAGGTATGGACGTGGTGGACAAAATCGTCTCCGTCCCCACCAAAACGGTCCAGTTCTACGAGAACGTGCCGGTGGAGCCGGTGGTGATCAAGTCGGCCCGCCGCATCACCACTAAGTGA
- a CDS encoding ferredoxin family protein produces MAHVVTAPCFECKYTDCVVVCPVECFYEGEQMLYIHPDECIDCEACVPECPVEAIFHEDNVPADYKEFIALNAEKAPHLPVITQSKTPMEGPACKGRK; encoded by the coding sequence ATGGCCCATGTGGTCACAGCTCCCTGCTTTGAATGCAAATACACCGACTGTGTCGTGGTGTGCCCGGTCGAGTGTTTCTACGAAGGCGAACAGATGCTCTACATTCACCCCGATGAGTGCATCGACTGCGAAGCCTGTGTGCCCGAGTGCCCCGTTGAAGCCATCTTCCACGAGGACAACGTGCCGGCCGACTATAAAGAGTTTATCGCTTTGAACGCCGAGAAAGCCCCTCACTTGCCGGTCATCACCCAGAGTAAGACTCCTATGGAAGGACCGGCCTGCAAGGGCCGCAAGTAA
- a CDS encoding class I SAM-dependent rRNA methyltransferase — MSSSAPNSDPATFPLSTPLRPRVVLKARRARPFFARHPWVLVNSIERIEWSDSVDKITPGAEVDLVSFEGKWIARGLYNPSSSIRVRLYRWEDGPLDSPFWNRRLEEAVRFRQTTLAVPLALEDPASACRLVYSEADGLSGLIVDRYADWLAIQFNGLGMYRRKDHLIPKLLELTGAVGAVARFDKVIADQEGLAESDKVMVGEPPSAPLEIRQDGLTYLADVLYGQKTGLYLDQRLNRLAAARYARGRCVLDLYCHVGGFSLVALKHGGAVSSLGFDSSSVAVEFARRHAVINHLPTARFEVAHVPDALKMLKATGRTFGMVVVDPPKFARSTKGVEEAVKAYVRLNCDAVSLLEPDGILVTCSCSGLIERELFLQLLGHVAEQTGRTIQILESRGQAPDHPVAANCLETDYLKCVIARIL; from the coding sequence ATGTCCTCCTCCGCCCCCAACTCCGACCCCGCTACCTTCCCGCTGTCCACTCCGCTTCGGCCCCGCGTGGTTCTCAAGGCTCGCCGCGCCCGTCCATTCTTCGCTCGCCACCCTTGGGTACTGGTCAACTCGATCGAGCGGATCGAATGGTCTGATTCTGTGGATAAGATCACGCCAGGGGCTGAGGTCGATCTGGTTAGTTTCGAGGGCAAGTGGATCGCGCGGGGGTTGTACAACCCCTCCAGTTCAATCCGGGTTCGTCTGTATCGTTGGGAAGATGGCCCCCTCGACTCCCCGTTTTGGAATCGGCGTTTGGAGGAGGCGGTGCGTTTCCGCCAAACCACTCTCGCGGTCCCCTTGGCCCTGGAGGATCCCGCTTCGGCGTGCCGTCTGGTTTACAGCGAGGCCGACGGCCTTTCGGGCCTGATCGTCGATCGTTACGCTGACTGGCTGGCGATCCAGTTCAACGGTCTGGGGATGTATCGCCGTAAGGATCACCTCATTCCCAAACTTTTGGAACTCACCGGAGCCGTCGGCGCAGTGGCCCGCTTCGATAAGGTGATTGCCGACCAGGAAGGTCTGGCGGAAAGCGACAAGGTGATGGTCGGCGAGCCTCCCTCGGCCCCTCTGGAAATCCGTCAGGACGGATTAACCTATTTGGCCGACGTGCTTTATGGTCAAAAGACTGGGTTGTATCTGGATCAACGGCTCAATCGCCTGGCGGCCGCCCGCTACGCGCGGGGCCGTTGCGTGTTGGACCTGTATTGCCACGTTGGCGGTTTCAGCCTGGTCGCGCTCAAACATGGGGGAGCCGTCTCGTCGTTGGGGTTCGACTCCTCCTCGGTCGCGGTGGAGTTCGCGCGGCGCCACGCGGTGATCAACCATCTGCCAACCGCCCGCTTCGAGGTCGCCCACGTACCCGACGCCCTCAAAATGCTCAAGGCCACCGGACGAACCTTCGGCATGGTGGTGGTCGATCCACCCAAGTTCGCCCGCTCGACCAAGGGGGTCGAAGAAGCTGTCAAGGCTTATGTTCGTCTCAATTGCGACGCCGTGAGCCTGCTAGAACCCGACGGCATCCTCGTCACCTGCTCTTGTTCCGGCTTGATCGAGCGTGAACTGTTTCTGCAACTTCTCGGCCACGTCGCCGAGCAAACTGGGCGAACCATCCAAATCCTGGAAAGCCGCGGCCAAGCGCCCGATCACCCGGTCGCCGCCAACTGCCTTGAGACAGACTACCTCAAATGTGTGATCGCGCGGATTCTCTGA